The region GTACGGGGAAGACGACAAGGTAACACTGGAAAACATCCGCCAGATTCCGGGCATGCAGTCCATCGTTACGGCTGTATACGATGTTCCTGTAGGCGAAGTGTGGAGCAGGGAGAGCATTGCAAAGCTTAAGAAGCAGGTAGAGGATGCGGGCCTGGGCTTTGACGTCATTGAGAGCATTCCTGTCCATGAGGATATAAAGCTGGGGAAGGCTTCCAGGGACAAGTACATCGAAAACTACTGTGAGAACATCCGCCGTGTTGCGGAGGCAGGCGTAAAATGTATCTGCTACAATTTCATGCCTGTATTTGACTGGACCAGGACCCAGTTAGACCATGAGCTGGCTGACGGCTCCACTTCCCTGGTATACTATCAGGAGCAGGTGGATGCGGTGAATCCGCTTAACAGCGACAGCGACCTGACACTTCCGGGATGGGATTCCAGCTATACCAAGGACGGCCTTAAGGCTGTAGTGGAGGAATACCACAACCTGACAGAGGAGAATCTGTGGGATAACTTAAAATATTTTCTGGAGCGCATTATTCCGGTTGCGGCTGAGTGCGACGTGAATATGGCAATTCATGAGGACGACCCATGCTGGAGCATCTTCGGCCTTCCAAGAATCATTACCTGCGAGGAGAACCTGGATAAGTTCTTAAAGCTGGTGGATGACAGGCACAACGGAATCACACTGTGCACAGGTTCCCTGGGCTGCTCCGCCAAGAACGACGTGGTAAGACTGGCCGGCAAGTACGCCGCCATGGGAAGAATCCACTTCGCCCATCTGAGAAATGTGGCTGTGCTGGACAATGGCTTTGAGGAAAGAGCTCATCTGTCCTGCTGCGGTTCCCTGGATATGTTCGGCATCGTAAAGGCCCTGGTGGAGAATGGCTTTGACGGCTATGTAAGACCTGACCACGGGCGTATGATCTGGGGAGAGACAGGAAGAGCCGGATACGGCCTGTATGACAGAGCTTTAGGCGCTACCTACCTCAATGGTCTGTTTGAGGCTGTGGAGAAAATGAGCAGATAATGCCCCGGCCGCAGGTCCGTACAGCATAAAATCAGACAAAACACAAAATGAATCAGGAAAGGGCCGGGAAGAAATTTCTCAGGCCCTTTTTGTCCATCACCGGCGAGGATGAATGGGAAGAGAATGAGAGGAGGAAGAAAAAGGTGGTATTGGGGACGGATTTGACGGGAAAGATGGCGGTGGTGACCGGCGCGGGGGGAATCCTCTGCGGCATGTTTGCCAGGACGCTGGCCCGGGCCGGCGCGGCGGTTGCCCTTCTGGATATTAATTTGGAGGCGGCTGAGGAGACAGCCAGGGACATACGGGAGGCTGGGGGTACGGCTGCTGCCTACGGAGTGGATGTGATGGATAAGGAAATGCTGGAGAGCGTTCATGCCAGGGTGCTGGCCCGGTTGGGACCCTGCGACATCCTGATCAACGGCGCGGGAGGCAATCAGGCCAGGGCCAATACGTCTAAGGAATATTTTGAGATGGGGGATATCGAAGCCGATGTGGCTACGTTCTTTGATATGGAGTATAAGGGCGTACAGGGCGTGCTGGATCTGAATTTTTTAGGAGGGTTTCTGACCTGCCAGGTCTTTGCCAAGGATATGGTGGGACGGGAGGGATGCAATATCATCAACATCTCCTCTGCCAGCGCAGCCAGGCCCCTGACCAGAATACCTGTATACAGCGGGGCTGTGGCTGCTCTCAGCAATTTTACCCAGTGGCTGGCCGTGCATTTTGCAAAAGCCGGAATCCGGGTCAACGCCATTGCTCCGGGCTTCTTTGTGACCAGACAGAATGAGGGGCTTCTCTATGATGAGGACGGAAAACCGGCGGCCAGGACAGCCAAGGTGCTGGCCGCTACTCCCATGGGGCGGTTCGGTAAGCCTGAGGAGCTGGGCGGGGCCCTCATGTTCCTGCTCAACAATGAGGCTGCCGGTTTCATCACAGGAATCATACTTCCGGTGGACGGCGGGTTTTCGGCATATTCCGGGGTGTGACGGCTGAGGCGGTTACTTCCTGTAGAGATATTTTGGCAGTCCGTTCTCCATGATGTGGTCCGGCTGCCCCTGAATCAGGGGAAGGGCATAGTCCAGGAATTCCGGTCCGATGTCGGAGCCTTCCGCCGTGATCCATTCCACGGGAAAGGATTTTTCGCGGTTGCATACATTGCCTACCTCTGTAAGTCCATACTCAAGTTCATATCCGGGCCCTGACAGGCGGGAACAGGTAACCATTTTGCCGGTTTCTCCCTGCAGGGCCTTTTCTGCTGCCCTTCTGCCGGAGCACTCTGCTTCCTCCACATCGGCGGCAGAGGCCAAAAGGCTGCTGCAGCGCTGGTTTACGTTCAGCTCCACAGAGCGGACCTTTACGCGGAAACGGTTGCGGACGTAGCTTTCCAGTATCTTGGCGCAGCCGGTGAGCATCTTGTGGCCGAAGGTGTCAATCTGGGCATCGTTGGTGTATTCGCAGATAAAACGGCCTTTTTTGTCGCGTATGCCTTCGGATACGCAGATTACCACATTGGGCTGGCGGGACAGGGCCTGCTCCACGTCCTTAAAAAACTGTTCCATGGAGAACGGCACTTCCGGCATATAGATGAGAAGGGGATTGTCGCCGGGATATTTTCTGGCCAGGGCGCTTGCAGCCGTCACCCAGCCTGCATGGCGCCCCATCAGCTCCACGATGGTGACAGCCGGCTGCTGGTACACGGAGGCGTCCAGGGAAATTTCACGGACCGTAGAGGCCACATACTTGGCGGCGCTTCCGTATCCGGGGGTATGGTCTGTAACAGGCAGGTCGTTGTCTATGGTCTTTGGCACTCCTATGAAGGAGATGGTTTCGCGGCGGATCCGGGCGTATCGGGAGAGCTTGTCAACCGTGTCCATGGAATCATTTCCGCCGATATAGAAACAGGCGCCTATGTTCATGGCTGTGAATTTTTCAAATAAAAGGCTGTAAACCGGCGCATCCAGGTTTTCAGGCAGCTTGAACCGGCAGGAGCCAAGATAAGCGGCCGGAGTCTGCTTAAGCAGGCTGAGGTCCTCACGGGTAAGAAGAGACAGGTCCGTGACGTGGCCTGAAAGAAAGCCTTCGATACCGTTTACCATGCCGTATACATGGTCTACCTCTTCCGGCCGGGCCATGCCCTCTGCAATGACTCCATATAAGCTGGCGTTAATGACGGCTGTGGGGCCGCCGGACTGGCCCACCAGGATGTTTTTTTTCATAATCATTCTCCTCGCTGTAATGTTTCATGGTCAAACACGGTCAAGTATATAATAAACAGACACACAACGCAAGCCTTACTGTTGTGAACATGCATAGAAAATCACTGCAATTTTGTAGAATATGCCCATTGAAAAAGATATACGACTGTGTTAATCTGTATACAGATTTAAAAAGTTGTATACAAGTAGTAAAGAACAAATACAAACTAAAATGAAAGAAAGTCAAGTTTAAAGGAGGAAGCAAGATAATGGATATTCGCTATTCTGCAAATCAGAGGGATGTAAAGCGTTACACCACCCAGGAGCTGAGGGATGAGTTCCTGATTCAGAACCTGTATGCGGCCAATGAGGTAGTGGCTGTGTATTCACATGTGGACCGCATGGTGACATTGGGATGTATGCCTACCACAGAGACTGTTTCCATAGATAAGGGAATTGACTGCTGGAAGAATTTCGGCACGCACTATTTCCTGGAGCGCCGTGAGATTGGCATTTTCAATATCGGCGGCAGCGGCAGGATTGTGGCTGACGGACAGGAGTTCCAGATGGGATATAAGGATTGCCTGTACATCACGAAGGGAACAAAGGAAGTATATTTTTCCAGTGACGACGCATCTGCACCGGCTAAGTTCTACATGGTAAGCGCGCCGGCTCATACTTCCTACACCACCACCTACATTCCCATTGCAAAGGCAGCCAAGAGGCCCTGCGGAGCATCTGAGACAGCTAATAAGCGCGTTATCAACCAGTTTATCCATCCGGATGTACTTAAAACCTGCCAGCTGTCCATGGGCATGACTGTGCTGGAGGACGGAAGCGTATGGAATACCATGCCGGCCCACACCCATGAGCGCCGCATGGAGGTTTATATGTACTTTGAGGTGCCCGGTGATAACGTGGTATTCCACATGATGGGAGAGCCCACTGAGACCAGACATATTGTGATGAAGAACGAGGAAGCTGTCATCAGTCCTTCCTGGAGCATACACAGCGGCGCGGGCACGTCCAATTATACATTTATCTGGGCCATGGGCGGAGAGAACATGGAGTTTGACGACATGGACACCATGATGCCCAACCAGATGAAATAAGCAAAACAAGGAGGAAAAAGAAATGGCAGATTATTTAAATAACTTTTCACTGGAGGGCAAGGTAGCCCTGATTACAGGCGCGTCCTACGGAATCGGCTTTGCCATTGCCAAGGCCATGGCGGGCGCGGGCGCCACCATCGTGTTCAATGATATCAAGCAGGAGCTGGTTGACAAAGGACTGGCAGCTTACAAGGAAGAGGGAATTGAAGCACACGGCTATGTATGCGACGTGACCAATGAGGACGCTGTCAATGAGATGGTCGGAAAGATTGAGAAGGAAGTAGGCGTGGTAGACATTCTGGTGAACAATGCCGGCATCATCAAGAGGATTCCCATGTGCGATATGACGGCTGCCGAGTTCAGACAGGTCATTGACGTGGATCTGAACGCGCCATTCATCGTGTCCAAGGCAGTCATTCCCAGCATGATTAAGAAGGGCCACGGAAAGATCATTAACATCTGCTCTATGATGAGCGAGCTTGGCCGTGAGACCGTATCCGCATATGCCGCAGCCAAGGGCGGACTTAAGATGCTGACCAAAAACATTGCTTCCGAGTACGGCGAGTACAACATCCAGTGCAACGGCATCGGGCCCGGCTACATTGCTACCCCTCAGACCGCTCCGCTGCGTGAGATTCAGCCTGACGGATCCAGGCACCCATTTGACCAGTTTATTGTGAGCAAGACTCCGGCAGGGCGCTGGGGCGAGGCCGAGGACCTGGGCGGACCTGCCGTATTCCTGGCTTCCGACGCATCCAATTTCGTCAATGGACTGGTGCTGTATGTGGACGGAGGAATCCTGGCTTACATCGGCAAGCAGCCTAAATAATCCGGCTTGAATTTTCCGGGGGAATCATTTATAATATAGACCAGTTGACAGTCCGGCAGCTTTTGATGCGGCCGGACTGTTTGATAAGAAGAACGTATTTTACGCCTGTGCTGTATGCGGGTATTGATAAGGGGGTCCAGCCATGGGAGAGATGAACTTCAAGAACCGGGGAGAGCTTGTATATGAGACACTGAAGCAGGAAATTCTGGATTTAAGGCTTAAGCCAGGCCAGATGATTAGTGAGAATGATATATGCGAGCGCTTTGGGGTGTCCAGGACGCCGGTGCGTGACGCACTCCGGCTTTTGCAGGAGCAGGGGTTTGCTGAAACCATTCCCTACCGCGGCACCTATGTGACCCTTCTGAGCCTGGATAACATCAAACAGATGATATATATGCGCGTGGCCGTGGAGACCATGGTGCTCAGGGATTTCCTGGAAGTCCAGACCCCCATGGTTATTGAGGACATCCGCCACAGCATTGCGCAGCAGAGGGCTGTTATCAGGGAACCGGGATTTGAGCCGGAGCAGTTTTACCGTATGGACGCTCAGATGCACTCCATCTGGTTTGCGGCCGTCAGGCGTCAGAAGCTGTGGGAGATGCTCCAGGCACAGCAGCTCCACTATACCAGGTTCAGGATGCTGGACTTCATCACGGAAACTGATTTCATGCGCATTATCGGTGAACATGAGGATTTATTCAGCATGATTGTGGATAAAAATGAAAAAGGGCTGGAGGAAGCCTTGAAGGAACACCTCTATTACAGTATGAAGCGCATGCGCCGTTCCATTGAGGTGGACTATAAGGATTACTTTGAGGAAGAAGATGAAGAAGGGCGGTTTGTCATTTGACAGGCCGCTCTTTTACGTGATGGATATACCGGATGGATACCTACTTTTTCAGATAGATTCTCTCATCCGGATTCTCATCCAGATATTCTTCCAGCTCCTCAGGGGACAGATGGGAGCGCACCTCCTCGAAATAGGCCGCACCATCCATGGCCATGAATTCCGTCAAACGGCGGACTACCTCTTCATCCTCCAGAAGCTTTTCCATGCCTTCTTTTGTGAAATAATCCATTTGTTTTGCCCTGCCTTTCAGTTATGTAAATAACAGCATTTACATATGTATAGTATATTCGCAATTACGAAGATATTCAAGATGTGAAATCTAACTTATGCTTAATCTATCTAAGAAACCAGCCCTTCGGCGGCTTGAGCGTATACAGGAGATAAAGATGATAGATTATTCACCATTCTGGAAGACACTGGAGCAATCTGAGGAAAATTGGTACACACTTACAAAGAAGCACCGCGTGTCGGACAGTACCCTTCACAGGCTGAAACACAACATGGACATATCCATGAAGACTGTGAACGATCTTTGCAGGATACTGGACTGCGATATTGAGGATATTGCAGTGTATGTGCCTTCCGAAAAGGACCAGCTGCTGTGATGGTCCGCGGCTTATGACCGGCGGCCGCAGAAAAACGCCTGTGTCAGTAAATGGCAGATTGCCTTACTGGCCGCAGGCGTTTTTTGCTGTGGAAAAATACAAAGTTCCGCCATGTTTTTGGTTTGTCTCTTCCAAAATGGTAAAATCTATTATAGAATAAGCTATGAACGATGGAGGTAGACCGGATGGAAGGAAGGCAAGGAAGAAAACTGCATGGTATTTGGATGTCCTGCTCCCTGGAGCGGAAGGTCAGATGGATTACCATTTCCACGGCTGCCGTGGTCATCCTGTCCATAACAGCGGTGATGCTGGTTGCCGGCTATGGGATGAAGGGATTCGGGGATTTGCTCATGGGCAATTCGCGGAGCCTGGCCTTCTGGTCGGCCATGGACGCCGAGAGCAGTTCCTTCCAGTATTACGCAGGGGACAGGACGCCTGAAAACAGGGAGAAATATGAGATGTCCTGTGCCAGGACCCGATCGGCACTTAAGTCCCTGCCCTTTGACTATGAGGAAATCGGAGCGGACCGTTAT is a window of Enterocloster clostridioformis DNA encoding:
- the uxuA gene encoding mannonate dehydratase → MKLSFRWYGEDDKVTLENIRQIPGMQSIVTAVYDVPVGEVWSRESIAKLKKQVEDAGLGFDVIESIPVHEDIKLGKASRDKYIENYCENIRRVAEAGVKCICYNFMPVFDWTRTQLDHELADGSTSLVYYQEQVDAVNPLNSDSDLTLPGWDSSYTKDGLKAVVEEYHNLTEENLWDNLKYFLERIIPVAAECDVNMAIHEDDPCWSIFGLPRIITCEENLDKFLKLVDDRHNGITLCTGSLGCSAKNDVVRLAGKYAAMGRIHFAHLRNVAVLDNGFEERAHLSCCGSLDMFGIVKALVENGFDGYVRPDHGRMIWGETGRAGYGLYDRALGATYLNGLFEAVEKMSR
- a CDS encoding SDR family oxidoreductase, with amino-acid sequence MVLGTDLTGKMAVVTGAGGILCGMFARTLARAGAAVALLDINLEAAEETARDIREAGGTAAAYGVDVMDKEMLESVHARVLARLGPCDILINGAGGNQARANTSKEYFEMGDIEADVATFFDMEYKGVQGVLDLNFLGGFLTCQVFAKDMVGREGCNIINISSASAARPLTRIPVYSGAVAALSNFTQWLAVHFAKAGIRVNAIAPGFFVTRQNEGLLYDEDGKPAARTAKVLAATPMGRFGKPEELGGALMFLLNNEAAGFITGIILPVDGGFSAYSGV
- a CDS encoding 6-phosphofructokinase, whose protein sequence is MKKNILVGQSGGPTAVINASLYGVIAEGMARPEEVDHVYGMVNGIEGFLSGHVTDLSLLTREDLSLLKQTPAAYLGSCRFKLPENLDAPVYSLLFEKFTAMNIGACFYIGGNDSMDTVDKLSRYARIRRETISFIGVPKTIDNDLPVTDHTPGYGSAAKYVASTVREISLDASVYQQPAVTIVELMGRHAGWVTAASALARKYPGDNPLLIYMPEVPFSMEQFFKDVEQALSRQPNVVICVSEGIRDKKGRFICEYTNDAQIDTFGHKMLTGCAKILESYVRNRFRVKVRSVELNVNQRCSSLLASAADVEEAECSGRRAAEKALQGETGKMVTCSRLSGPGYELEYGLTEVGNVCNREKSFPVEWITAEGSDIGPEFLDYALPLIQGQPDHIMENGLPKYLYRK
- the kduI gene encoding 5-dehydro-4-deoxy-D-glucuronate isomerase, with the translated sequence MDIRYSANQRDVKRYTTQELRDEFLIQNLYAANEVVAVYSHVDRMVTLGCMPTTETVSIDKGIDCWKNFGTHYFLERREIGIFNIGGSGRIVADGQEFQMGYKDCLYITKGTKEVYFSSDDASAPAKFYMVSAPAHTSYTTTYIPIAKAAKRPCGASETANKRVINQFIHPDVLKTCQLSMGMTVLEDGSVWNTMPAHTHERRMEVYMYFEVPGDNVVFHMMGEPTETRHIVMKNEEAVISPSWSIHSGAGTSNYTFIWAMGGENMEFDDMDTMMPNQMK
- a CDS encoding gluconate 5-dehydrogenase; its protein translation is MADYLNNFSLEGKVALITGASYGIGFAIAKAMAGAGATIVFNDIKQELVDKGLAAYKEEGIEAHGYVCDVTNEDAVNEMVGKIEKEVGVVDILVNNAGIIKRIPMCDMTAAEFRQVIDVDLNAPFIVSKAVIPSMIKKGHGKIINICSMMSELGRETVSAYAAAKGGLKMLTKNIASEYGEYNIQCNGIGPGYIATPQTAPLREIQPDGSRHPFDQFIVSKTPAGRWGEAEDLGGPAVFLASDASNFVNGLVLYVDGGILAYIGKQPK
- a CDS encoding GntR family transcriptional regulator codes for the protein MGEMNFKNRGELVYETLKQEILDLRLKPGQMISENDICERFGVSRTPVRDALRLLQEQGFAETIPYRGTYVTLLSLDNIKQMIYMRVAVETMVLRDFLEVQTPMVIEDIRHSIAQQRAVIREPGFEPEQFYRMDAQMHSIWFAAVRRQKLWEMLQAQQLHYTRFRMLDFITETDFMRIIGEHEDLFSMIVDKNEKGLEEALKEHLYYSMKRMRRSIEVDYKDYFEEEDEEGRFVI
- a CDS encoding helix-turn-helix domain-containing protein codes for the protein MIDYSPFWKTLEQSEENWYTLTKKHRVSDSTLHRLKHNMDISMKTVNDLCRILDCDIEDIAVYVPSEKDQLL